A window of Longispora fulva contains these coding sequences:
- a CDS encoding MauE/DoxX family redox-associated membrane protein: MQYLVLASRCLIGVVFLASVSTKVAGPAAFAAFVRSVRRMLLVPSGLVKPVAGVVVAAEAAIVVLLAVPTRATAVAGFAVATGLLLAFAGAITVTVRRGTRTTCRCFGASTVPLGPAHVLRNLLLVAVAVAGGVAAPTGGSLRLGESLVAAVAGLVLGGLVTVMDDIRALFHPTPASRRH; encoded by the coding sequence ATGCAGTACCTCGTGCTGGCGAGCCGCTGCCTGATCGGCGTGGTGTTCCTCGCCTCGGTGTCGACGAAGGTGGCCGGACCGGCGGCGTTCGCGGCGTTCGTCCGTTCGGTCCGCCGGATGCTGCTCGTGCCGTCCGGCCTGGTCAAGCCGGTCGCCGGCGTCGTGGTCGCGGCCGAGGCGGCCATCGTGGTCCTCCTGGCGGTCCCGACGCGTGCCACCGCGGTCGCCGGGTTCGCGGTGGCCACCGGGCTGCTGCTCGCCTTCGCCGGGGCGATCACGGTGACGGTGCGGCGCGGGACGCGTACCACCTGCCGGTGTTTCGGAGCGTCCACTGTGCCCCTCGGGCCGGCACACGTGCTGCGCAACCTCCTGCTCGTGGCCGTCGCGGTCGCCGGAGGCGTCGCCGCGCCGACCGGCGGATCCCTCAGGCTCGGCGAGTCCCTGGTCGCCGCGGTCGCCGGCCTGGTCCTCGGCGGCCTGGTGACCGTGATGGACGACATCCGCGCACTGTTCCACCCCACCCCGGCGTCCCGCCGGCACTGA
- a CDS encoding S26 family signal peptidase produces the protein MTVWWVLGAVLAVAVGGAVWARRELVVVTVEGDSMSPTYGDGDRVLVRRVRGVPRLPGRPAGESAGRVRPDPTGRPRSGGCLVGPVVVLAPPADPDAFVGRRRGRVRAAGRLWFVKRLVAGPGDPVPGGLGPALTAAAGTPVPAGRMVILGDNPGRSHDSRQEGFVAVDRIRGVVLRKL, from the coding sequence GTGACCGTGTGGTGGGTGCTGGGCGCGGTGCTGGCCGTGGCCGTCGGCGGGGCGGTGTGGGCGCGCCGGGAGCTGGTCGTGGTGACGGTGGAGGGGGACAGCATGTCCCCGACGTACGGGGACGGGGACCGGGTGCTGGTCCGGCGGGTCCGCGGGGTGCCGCGCCTCCCGGGCCGGCCCGCCGGGGAGTCGGCCGGCCGGGTCCGGCCCGATCCGACCGGCCGGCCCCGGTCCGGTGGGTGCCTGGTCGGGCCGGTGGTCGTGCTCGCGCCGCCGGCCGATCCCGACGCCTTCGTGGGGCGTCGGCGCGGCCGGGTCCGGGCGGCTGGCCGGCTGTGGTTCGTCAAGCGTCTCGTGGCGGGGCCGGGCGACCCGGTGCCCGGGGGCCTCGGGCCGGCGCTGACCGCGGCCGCGGGCACCCCGGTCCCGGCGGGTCGGATGGTGATCCTGGGCGACAACCCGGGGCGCAGTCACGACTCGCGGCAGGAGGGGTTTGTCGCTGTCGACCGGATCCGTGGCGTCGTCCTGCGGAAGCTGTGA
- a CDS encoding HIT family protein, with translation MANTSGDDCWFCADDRGADAPPGGWLYEDEHWRAGHAPPQFGPAGLVVLESRRHVLDVSELDPAEAAGYGPVLGRLTGAVKGVTGAPRVYTWASAAHTPHLHVWVLPWTPDQPVGPAFLARTHRYACTAREAEETAAAVRAVLDGGPA, from the coding sequence ATGGCGAACACAAGCGGGGACGACTGCTGGTTCTGCGCGGACGACCGGGGCGCGGACGCACCCCCGGGCGGCTGGCTGTACGAGGACGAGCACTGGCGGGCCGGGCACGCGCCGCCGCAGTTCGGTCCGGCCGGTCTCGTGGTGCTCGAGTCCCGGCGGCACGTCCTGGACGTGTCCGAGCTCGACCCGGCCGAGGCCGCCGGCTACGGACCGGTCCTCGGTCGGCTGACCGGCGCGGTCAAGGGGGTCACCGGCGCACCGCGGGTCTACACCTGGGCGTCGGCCGCGCACACCCCGCACCTGCACGTGTGGGTGCTGCCGTGGACGCCGGACCAGCCGGTCGGGCCGGCGTTCCTGGCCAGGACGCACCGGTACGCGTGCACGGCGCGGGAGGCGGAGGAGACCGCCGCCGCGGTGCGCGCGGTACTCGACGGCGGGCCGGCGTAG
- a CDS encoding MBL fold metallo-hydrolase gives MTDYRDRLTDPLPGLGSVLRVLRSGGLRPKGEALADVPNLPVRRDGLPPIVDGQASVTWIGHATYVVRINGLTVLTDPVWSRKIPGVPARWTPPGVDWADLPSVDAVVISHNHYDHLDAPTIKRLPRDTAVFVPAGLARWFTKRGFTQVTELDWYEHATLAGLRLDFVPAHHWSRRTLTDTCRSLWGGWILDERVFFAGDTGYGRYFAEIGARYPDLDVALMPVGAYAPRWMMKPVHMDPSDAVLATGDLGARRMATMHWGTFGLTREPVLEPVVLARQAWAAAGRAPEDLWDLAVGESRVF, from the coding sequence GTGACCGACTACCGCGACCGGCTCACCGACCCGCTGCCGGGCCTGGGGTCCGTCCTCCGCGTCCTGCGCTCCGGCGGGCTGCGCCCCAAGGGCGAGGCGCTGGCGGACGTGCCGAACCTGCCGGTCCGCCGCGACGGCCTGCCGCCGATCGTCGACGGCCAGGCCTCCGTCACCTGGATCGGACACGCGACCTACGTCGTCCGGATCAACGGGCTGACCGTGCTCACCGACCCGGTGTGGTCCCGGAAGATCCCCGGCGTGCCCGCCCGGTGGACGCCGCCCGGGGTGGACTGGGCGGACCTGCCGAGCGTCGACGCCGTCGTGATCAGCCACAACCACTACGACCACCTCGACGCGCCGACCATCAAAAGGCTGCCGAGGGACACGGCCGTCTTCGTGCCGGCCGGCCTGGCCCGGTGGTTCACGAAACGCGGATTCACCCAGGTCACGGAACTCGACTGGTACGAGCACGCGACGCTCGCCGGCCTGCGCCTGGACTTCGTCCCCGCCCACCACTGGAGCCGGCGCACCCTGACCGACACGTGCCGGAGCCTGTGGGGCGGCTGGATCCTCGACGAGCGGGTGTTCTTCGCCGGCGACACCGGGTACGGGCGCTACTTCGCGGAGATCGGCGCACGGTACCCGGATCTCGACGTGGCCCTGATGCCCGTGGGGGCCTACGCGCCCCGGTGGATGATGAAGCCGGTGCACATGGACCCGTCGGACGCTGTGCTGGCGACCGGTGACCTGGGCGCGCGGCGGATGGCGACGATGCACTGGGGCACGTTCGGGCTGACCCGCGAGCCGGTGCTCGAGCCGGTGGTGCTGGCCCGGCAGGCATGGGCGGCGGCGGGGCGCGCGCCGGAGGACCTGTGGGACCTGGCGGTGGGCGAGTCCCGGGTGTTCTGA
- a CDS encoding HD domain-containing protein — protein MAAVHDALLARWSGTLRRRQADGAPDPGPYGEDLLARWAEPHRRYHTTDHLAAVLDRVEELAGHAADLDAVRLAAWFHDAVYRPDLSGNEERSARLAEFALPEAGVSGALTAEVARLVRLTVTHDPEPGDADGEVLCDADLAVLAGPAADYAAYAAAVRAEYAFVPDDVFRAGRAAVLRDLLDLPTLFRTPTGHARWESAARANLAGELAVLTA, from the coding sequence ATGGCCGCTGTCCACGACGCCCTCCTCGCCCGCTGGTCCGGGACCCTCCGCCGCCGCCAGGCCGACGGCGCGCCCGATCCGGGCCCGTACGGCGAGGACCTGCTCGCCCGGTGGGCCGAGCCGCACCGCCGCTACCACACCACCGACCACCTCGCAGCGGTCCTCGACCGGGTCGAGGAGCTGGCCGGGCACGCGGCGGACCTCGACGCGGTGCGGCTCGCCGCCTGGTTCCACGACGCGGTGTACCGGCCGGACCTGTCCGGCAACGAGGAGCGCAGTGCCCGGCTCGCCGAGTTCGCGCTGCCGGAGGCCGGGGTGTCCGGCGCGCTCACCGCCGAGGTCGCCCGGCTCGTCCGGCTCACGGTCACCCACGACCCGGAGCCGGGCGACGCCGACGGCGAGGTGCTGTGCGACGCGGACCTGGCCGTGCTGGCCGGCCCGGCGGCGGACTACGCGGCGTACGCCGCGGCGGTGCGCGCCGAGTACGCCTTCGTGCCCGACGACGTGTTCCGGGCCGGCCGGGCCGCCGTGCTCCGCGACCTGCTCGACCTGCCGACGCTGTTTCGCACGCCGACCGGCCACGCGCGGTGGGAGTCGGCCGCGCGGGCCAACCTGGCGGGGGAGCTGGCGGTGCTGACCGCCTGA
- a CDS encoding sensor histidine kinase: protein MRGLWVRWIFLIMGGALLTPYVLLGMFLSTLVVQLPSEGLLLLGVQLLILLGAVPAIMVTAFLPAVRVLEGGAAHALLDGPANVGPPRGWGDRWRTACWFTLHLVLGGIVSALTLSVPPAAAVLIGAPLIPGNADTFAVFGYRQDEWGTGTAPLAGVAALAVLVALVAGVGALMARLAPILLGPSAADRLAAAEERAHRLAERNRLARDLHDSVGHALSIVTLQAGAAGRVLDQDPAFARRALTAIEESARAALTDLDHVLGLLREESDGPAPTAPTPTLAALPDLLDRTRVGGVEVRSAATGDLAALPTVVSQAGYRIVQESLTNALRHAGPVPVTVRVHAAPDELEITVTNPFTGPAAPRDGGGRGLPGIVERVGTLGGTVTIGPGSGTAAVGPEAGVWRVDVRLPR, encoded by the coding sequence GTGCGCGGGCTCTGGGTGCGGTGGATCTTCCTGATCATGGGCGGGGCCCTCCTGACCCCGTACGTGCTCCTCGGCATGTTCCTGTCCACCCTGGTCGTCCAGCTCCCGAGCGAGGGCCTGCTCCTCCTCGGCGTGCAGTTGCTCATCCTGCTCGGCGCGGTCCCCGCCATCATGGTGACCGCGTTCCTGCCGGCCGTCCGGGTCCTCGAGGGCGGGGCAGCCCACGCCCTCCTCGACGGCCCGGCGAACGTCGGCCCGCCGCGCGGCTGGGGCGACCGGTGGCGGACCGCGTGCTGGTTCACCCTGCACCTGGTCCTCGGCGGCATCGTCAGCGCGTTGACCCTGTCCGTGCCGCCGGCGGCGGCCGTGCTGATCGGCGCGCCCCTGATCCCCGGGAACGCTGACACGTTCGCCGTGTTCGGCTACCGGCAGGACGAGTGGGGAACCGGCACGGCCCCGCTGGCCGGCGTCGCCGCCCTGGCCGTGCTCGTCGCGCTGGTGGCCGGGGTGGGCGCACTGATGGCCCGGCTCGCGCCCATCCTGCTCGGACCGTCGGCCGCCGACCGGCTCGCCGCCGCCGAGGAGCGCGCCCACCGGCTCGCCGAACGCAACCGGCTCGCCCGCGACCTGCACGACTCGGTCGGGCACGCGCTCAGCATCGTCACGTTGCAGGCGGGCGCCGCCGGTCGGGTGCTCGACCAGGATCCGGCGTTCGCCCGCCGGGCGCTCACCGCCATCGAGGAGTCCGCCCGGGCGGCGCTGACCGACCTCGACCATGTGCTCGGGCTGCTCCGCGAGGAGAGCGACGGCCCGGCCCCGACCGCGCCGACCCCGACCCTGGCGGCCCTGCCGGATCTGCTGGACCGCACGAGGGTCGGCGGCGTCGAGGTGCGCTCCGCGGCGACCGGCGACCTGGCAGCCCTGCCGACCGTGGTGTCGCAGGCGGGGTACCGGATCGTCCAGGAAAGCCTCACCAACGCCCTCCGGCACGCCGGCCCGGTGCCGGTCACGGTGCGCGTGCACGCAGCCCCCGACGAACTGGAGATCACCGTGACCAACCCGTTCACCGGCCCCGCCGCGCCCAGGGACGGCGGAGGCCGGGGCCTGCCCGGCATCGTCGAGCGGGTAGGCACCCTCGGCGGCACGGTCACGATCGGCCCCGGGTCCGGTACCGCCGCCGTCGGCCCGGAGGCCGGCGTCTGGCGGGTCGACGTCCGGTTGCCGCGATGA
- a CDS encoding glycosyl hydrolase: MRKTPRIGARIAVGLTVVALCLASATTATAAAPRDCTPDKLLVNPCRPLLGARATGYTEVGAGERAQIEFHEQRIGRKLDVAHTFSPAGSLPLTNPDVRYLAQRDGTTLFQNWKAADVWKDAGGGNATVNARIDKAADNIKKLGDKKIFLTLHHEPENDVSSAPGCKTKAGAIGGTPAEYRQMWANVRARFDAKGVSNVIWVMDYMNYPTWDCLVPQLYPGDNLVDWVMFNGYGASWNPNFAANIDRFQKILEKNTTPTRQYTSKPWGIVEWGITHATAAEQRSYFQQANAALDANRFPKLKLWMIFDSPGYEPFPGLRIRYDDAGNKDLSEESLYKKFANNPVLTAGM; the protein is encoded by the coding sequence ATGCGCAAGACCCCTCGCATCGGTGCCCGAATCGCAGTGGGACTGACCGTAGTGGCACTCTGCCTCGCGTCGGCCACCACCGCGACGGCCGCCGCGCCCCGCGACTGCACCCCCGACAAGCTTCTCGTGAACCCCTGCCGCCCCCTCCTGGGCGCCCGGGCGACCGGCTACACCGAGGTGGGCGCCGGCGAGCGGGCCCAGATCGAGTTCCACGAGCAGCGCATCGGCCGCAAGCTCGACGTCGCGCACACGTTCTCGCCGGCCGGCAGCCTGCCGCTGACGAACCCGGACGTGCGCTACCTCGCCCAGCGCGACGGCACGACCCTCTTCCAGAACTGGAAGGCCGCGGACGTGTGGAAGGACGCCGGCGGCGGCAACGCCACCGTCAACGCCCGGATCGACAAGGCCGCCGACAACATCAAGAAGCTCGGCGACAAGAAGATCTTCCTGACGCTGCACCACGAGCCCGAGAACGACGTCTCCAGCGCGCCCGGCTGCAAGACCAAGGCCGGGGCCATCGGGGGTACGCCGGCGGAGTACCGCCAGATGTGGGCCAACGTCCGGGCCCGCTTCGACGCCAAGGGCGTCAGCAACGTCATCTGGGTGATGGACTACATGAACTACCCCACGTGGGACTGCCTCGTCCCGCAGCTCTACCCGGGCGACAACCTGGTCGACTGGGTGATGTTCAACGGCTACGGCGCGAGCTGGAACCCGAACTTCGCCGCCAACATCGACCGGTTCCAGAAGATCCTGGAGAAGAACACCACGCCCACCCGGCAGTACACGTCGAAGCCCTGGGGCATCGTGGAGTGGGGCATCACGCACGCCACGGCCGCCGAGCAGCGCTCCTACTTCCAGCAGGCCAACGCCGCCCTGGACGCCAACAGGTTCCCGAAGCTCAAGCTGTGGATGATCTTCGACTCCCCCGGCTACGAGCCCTTCCCCGGCCTGCGGATCCGCTACGACGACGCCGGCAACAAGGACCTCAGCGAGGAGTCGCTGTACAAGAAGTTCGCGAACAACCCGGTGCTGACCGCCGGCATGTGA
- a CDS encoding Cof-type HAD-IIB family hydrolase: MRLIATDLDGTLLRSGGVLSDRTADALRLARRSGATVVVVTARPPRFADPYAGLVDLAVCGNGAVVYDPTARQIVASHALDVPTARKTADALRAALPGIGCAVETGHRVFLEPAFTWRCANDTEACCPEPIQVELGSFEEVLDRAELITKILAHHPTMDVDAMLATAREALGDRVEVTHSGGAGLLEICAAGVTKASTLARMCAERGFLASDVVAFGDAPNDLSVLRWAGTSYAMGNAHPDVLAAVARRTLTNNEDGVAVVLEGLFA, encoded by the coding sequence ATGCGCCTGATCGCCACCGACCTCGACGGCACCCTCCTCCGCTCCGGCGGCGTCCTGTCCGACCGGACCGCCGACGCCCTGCGCCTGGCCCGACGGTCCGGGGCGACCGTCGTGGTCGTCACCGCCCGCCCTCCCCGCTTCGCAGACCCGTACGCCGGCCTCGTCGACCTCGCCGTCTGCGGCAACGGCGCCGTCGTCTACGACCCGACCGCGCGGCAGATCGTGGCCAGCCACGCGCTGGACGTGCCCACCGCCCGCAAGACGGCCGACGCGCTGCGGGCCGCGCTGCCCGGCATCGGGTGCGCCGTGGAGACCGGACACCGGGTGTTCCTGGAGCCGGCGTTCACCTGGCGGTGCGCCAACGACACCGAGGCGTGCTGCCCGGAGCCGATCCAGGTCGAACTCGGCTCCTTCGAGGAGGTCCTCGACCGCGCCGAGCTGATCACCAAGATCCTCGCGCACCACCCGACGATGGACGTGGACGCGATGCTGGCCACGGCCCGCGAGGCGCTGGGCGACAGGGTCGAGGTCACCCACTCCGGCGGCGCCGGCCTGCTGGAGATCTGCGCCGCCGGCGTCACCAAGGCCAGCACCCTCGCGCGGATGTGCGCCGAGCGGGGCTTCCTCGCCTCCGACGTGGTCGCGTTCGGCGACGCCCCCAACGACCTGTCCGTCCTGCGCTGGGCCGGCACGTCCTACGCCATGGGCAACGCACACCCCGACGTCCTTGCCGCCGTCGCCCGCCGGACACTGACCAACAACGAGGACGGCGTGGCCGTCGTCCTGGAAGGGTTGTTCGCATGA
- a CDS encoding Gfo/Idh/MocA family protein → MSTKIRWGILATGGIAATFTEDLLTLPDAEVAAVGSRSKESAQAFADRYGIPRAHGSWADLAADPDVDIIYVATPHHAHSEATALCLEAGKAVLCEKAFTLDAADARYLVDLARDKGLFLMEAMWMRCNPAILKMAELIADGAIGPVRTVQADFGLAGPFPPDSRLRDPALGGGALLDLGVYPVSFAQLVLGRPDSVAAHALLTPEGVDENTGMLLGYASGAHATLTCSIGSDTAARAFVAGPGGRIELPPVFFRPDHFTLCREGAAPEEFRIGYDGHGMTHEATEAMRCLRAGLTESPLVPWQATLDVMDTMDRVRKLVGVHYPGRAA, encoded by the coding sequence ATGAGTACCAAGATCCGGTGGGGCATCCTCGCCACGGGCGGCATCGCCGCGACGTTCACCGAGGACCTGCTGACGCTGCCCGACGCCGAGGTGGCGGCCGTCGGCTCCCGCTCGAAGGAGTCCGCGCAGGCGTTCGCCGACCGGTACGGCATCCCCCGCGCCCACGGCTCCTGGGCCGACCTCGCCGCAGACCCCGACGTCGACATCATCTACGTCGCGACCCCGCACCACGCGCACAGCGAGGCCACGGCCCTGTGCCTGGAGGCCGGCAAGGCGGTGCTGTGCGAGAAGGCGTTCACGTTGGACGCCGCCGACGCGCGGTACCTGGTCGACCTGGCGCGCGACAAGGGCCTCTTCCTGATGGAGGCCATGTGGATGCGCTGCAACCCGGCGATCCTGAAGATGGCCGAGCTGATCGCCGACGGCGCGATCGGGCCGGTCCGCACCGTGCAGGCCGACTTCGGGCTCGCCGGCCCGTTCCCGCCCGACAGCCGGCTGCGGGACCCGGCGCTGGGCGGCGGGGCGCTGCTGGACCTGGGCGTCTACCCGGTGTCCTTCGCCCAGCTGGTCCTCGGCAGGCCGGACAGCGTCGCGGCGCACGCACTGCTCACCCCCGAGGGCGTGGACGAGAACACCGGCATGCTCCTCGGGTACGCCTCCGGCGCGCACGCCACCCTGACCTGCTCGATCGGGAGCGACACCGCCGCGCGGGCGTTCGTGGCCGGACCGGGCGGCCGGATCGAGCTTCCCCCGGTGTTCTTCCGCCCCGACCACTTCACCCTGTGCCGCGAGGGCGCCGCACCGGAGGAGTTCCGGATCGGCTACGACGGGCACGGCATGACCCACGAGGCCACCGAGGCGATGCGCTGCCTGCGCGCCGGCCTGACCGAGAGCCCGCTGGTGCCGTGGCAGGCGACCCTGGACGTGATGGACACGATGGACCGGGTACGGAAGTTGGTAGGCGTCCACTATCCGGGGAGGGCGGCGTGA
- a CDS encoding TetR/AcrR family transcriptional regulator codes for MNRALFDVAVTLLEKHGWEALNLDRIAEAAGVSRATVWRHGVTRTSVEGELRRQLAEDYRTLLWPVLTMPGTGADRLAAALDALCAVCDRHLALLAHSEMFLHDAPLVDDAGAEVNLLAPFVRILEDGTADGSLGPVAEPWPYAVVLFTSVTLPYVHVRVRHAEYGWTAERARAFVLGLVADGYRPRPRPLAP; via the coding sequence ATGAACCGGGCCCTGTTCGACGTGGCCGTCACGCTGCTGGAGAAACACGGCTGGGAGGCGCTCAACCTCGACCGGATCGCCGAGGCGGCCGGGGTGTCCCGGGCGACGGTGTGGCGACACGGTGTCACCCGGACCTCCGTGGAGGGGGAACTGCGCCGCCAACTGGCGGAGGACTACCGCACGCTGCTCTGGCCGGTGCTGACGATGCCGGGTACCGGGGCCGACCGGCTCGCCGCCGCACTCGACGCCCTGTGCGCGGTGTGCGACCGGCACCTGGCGTTGCTGGCCCACTCCGAGATGTTCCTGCACGACGCCCCGCTGGTCGACGACGCCGGGGCGGAGGTCAACCTGCTGGCCCCGTTCGTGCGGATCCTCGAGGACGGGACGGCCGACGGCAGTCTCGGGCCGGTCGCCGAGCCGTGGCCGTACGCCGTGGTGCTCTTCACCTCGGTCACCCTGCCGTACGTGCACGTCCGGGTGCGGCACGCCGAGTACGGCTGGACGGCTGAGCGGGCCCGGGCGTTCGTCCTGGGGCTGGTCGCCGACGGGTACCGGCCGAGGCCCCGGCCCCTGGCACCCTGA
- a CDS encoding ABC transporter ATP-binding protein — protein sequence MTDRRIGLSPAEVCSRIGSAVGLTLRAAPGSLAGYVAGTLLAAGLPVATAWLTRSVVDGLVSGVTPRWTAQVVALAVVGLFAAAVPAALRYLHNEMERAVALVAKERLFTAVDRIIGLARFEDPAFLDRLELADESGGRGPNRVVDGAFGVLGGLLTVSGFLGSLWVVSPVMGVLVLASGLPVLAAELVLSRRRAWTNWEITPAERRELFYRDMLATEQAAKEVRLFGLGAFLRGRMLRERRAANAAQHRMDRRELATQAGLGLFSAVVAGAGLIWVARAAQGGQHTVGDIALFIAGIVGVQGAMAAVAQQVATGHQALLLFEHYVTVLRAAPDLPVAPTPAALPALRSGIEFRDVWFRYTDAHPWVLRGVNLTVPHGRTVALAGLNGAGKSTVVKLLCRLYDPTRGAVLWDGVDIREVEPAVLRTRISAVFQDYVNYEMTAAENIGVGDLTALGDPARIEAAAHRAGVHETLAGLPDGYDTMLSRRYHNDPSTAAPAAGVNPSGGQRQRIAIARAFLREDRDLVILDEPSAGLDAEAEHEIHTRLRAQRAGLTSLLISHRLGAVRDAGLIVVLSGGVVAEQGDHDALVAAGGVYARLFGLQAAGYRNQGV from the coding sequence ATGACCGACCGCCGGATCGGCCTGTCGCCCGCGGAGGTCTGTTCCCGGATCGGGAGCGCCGTGGGGCTCACCCTGCGCGCGGCCCCCGGCTCCCTCGCCGGGTACGTCGCCGGCACCCTGCTCGCCGCCGGCCTGCCGGTCGCCACGGCCTGGCTGACCCGGTCCGTCGTCGACGGGCTGGTCAGCGGGGTCACTCCGCGGTGGACGGCGCAGGTCGTGGCCCTCGCCGTCGTCGGCCTGTTCGCGGCGGCGGTCCCGGCGGCACTGCGCTACCTGCACAACGAGATGGAGCGGGCCGTCGCGCTGGTCGCCAAGGAGCGGCTTTTCACGGCAGTGGACCGGATCATCGGCCTGGCCCGGTTCGAGGACCCGGCGTTCCTCGATCGGCTCGAACTCGCCGACGAGTCCGGCGGCCGGGGGCCCAACCGGGTGGTGGACGGCGCGTTCGGCGTCCTCGGCGGGCTGCTCACCGTGTCCGGGTTCCTCGGCTCGCTGTGGGTGGTCAGCCCGGTGATGGGCGTCCTCGTGCTCGCCTCCGGGCTGCCGGTGCTGGCCGCCGAGCTGGTGCTGAGCCGGCGGCGGGCGTGGACCAACTGGGAGATCACCCCGGCCGAACGCCGGGAGCTGTTCTACCGCGACATGCTCGCCACCGAACAGGCGGCCAAGGAGGTCCGGCTGTTCGGGCTCGGCGCGTTCCTGCGCGGCCGGATGCTCCGGGAACGCCGCGCCGCCAACGCCGCCCAGCACCGGATGGACCGCCGCGAACTGGCCACCCAGGCCGGCCTCGGGCTGTTCTCCGCCGTGGTCGCCGGGGCCGGTCTGATCTGGGTGGCCCGCGCGGCCCAGGGCGGCCAGCACACGGTCGGCGACATCGCGCTGTTCATCGCCGGGATCGTCGGCGTGCAGGGCGCGATGGCCGCCGTCGCCCAGCAGGTCGCCACCGGGCACCAGGCCCTGCTGCTCTTCGAGCACTACGTGACGGTGCTGCGCGCCGCGCCGGACCTGCCGGTGGCCCCGACCCCGGCCGCCCTGCCGGCGTTGCGGTCCGGCATCGAGTTCCGGGACGTGTGGTTCCGCTACACCGACGCCCATCCATGGGTACTGCGCGGGGTGAACCTCACCGTCCCGCACGGCCGCACCGTGGCACTCGCCGGGCTCAACGGCGCGGGCAAGTCCACGGTCGTGAAGCTGCTCTGCCGGCTCTACGACCCCACCCGGGGCGCGGTGCTCTGGGACGGGGTGGACATCCGCGAGGTGGAGCCGGCGGTGTTGCGTACCCGGATCAGCGCTGTTTTCCAGGACTACGTCAACTACGAGATGACGGCGGCGGAGAACATCGGCGTCGGCGACCTGACCGCGCTGGGCGATCCGGCGCGGATCGAGGCCGCCGCCCACCGGGCGGGCGTGCACGAGACCCTGGCGGGACTGCCGGACGGCTACGACACCATGCTCAGCCGCCGCTACCACAACGACCCGTCCACCGCGGCCCCGGCGGCCGGCGTCAACCCGTCCGGCGGCCAGCGGCAGCGGATCGCCATCGCCCGGGCGTTCCTGCGCGAGGACCGCGACCTGGTGATCCTCGACGAGCCCAGCGCGGGGCTCGACGCCGAGGCCGAACACGAGATCCACACCCGGCTGCGGGCCCAGCGCGCCGGCCTGACCAGCCTGCTCATCTCGCACCGGCTGGGCGCGGTCCGCGACGCCGGCCTGATCGTCGTGCTGTCCGGCGGCGTCGTCGCCGAGCAGGGCGACCACGACGCGCTGGTGGCCGCCGGCGGGGTGTACGCCCGCCTGTTCGGTCTGCAGGCCGCCGGATACCGGAACCAGGGGGTGTGA
- a CDS encoding response regulator yields MTTVLIVDDEELIRVGLRAVVDAEPDLTVVGEAADGADALDAVRRLRPDVVLMDVRMPAVDGIAATRHILDTVRPAPKVVVLTTFENDDYVYDALLAGAQGFLLKRARPAEIVQAVRIVAAGDSLLFPARVRDLAVRRPADGRRGLGHAGLTDREEQVLRLMAEGLSNAEIAAKLFLGVETVKTHVGNVLVKLAVRDRTQAVIAAYSSGFA; encoded by the coding sequence ATGACCACGGTGCTGATCGTCGACGACGAGGAACTCATCCGGGTCGGCCTGCGCGCCGTGGTCGACGCCGAGCCCGACCTGACCGTGGTCGGGGAGGCCGCCGACGGTGCCGACGCGCTGGACGCCGTCCGCCGGCTGCGCCCCGACGTGGTGCTGATGGACGTGCGGATGCCGGCCGTGGACGGGATCGCCGCCACCCGGCACATCCTCGACACCGTCCGGCCGGCCCCGAAGGTGGTCGTGCTGACCACCTTCGAGAACGACGACTACGTGTACGACGCGCTGCTGGCCGGCGCGCAGGGCTTCCTGCTCAAGCGGGCCCGCCCGGCGGAGATCGTGCAGGCGGTGCGGATCGTGGCCGCCGGGGACTCGCTGCTCTTCCCGGCCAGGGTCCGCGACCTGGCCGTCCGCCGGCCCGCCGACGGCCGGCGCGGTCTCGGGCACGCGGGCCTCACCGACCGGGAGGAGCAGGTGCTGCGGTTGATGGCGGAGGGGCTGTCCAACGCTGAGATCGCGGCGAAGCTGTTCCTCGGGGTGGAGACCGTCAAGACCCACGTGGGCAACGTCCTGGTCAAGCTGGCCGTCCGCGACCGGACCCAGGCGGTGATCGCCGCCTACTCCTCCGGCTTCGCCTGA